The Desulfobaccales bacterium sequence TGCCCGCTACGACTTGTCCGTAATGCAGACCGATGCGAATCTGGAAACTCCTTTGATACCATGCTTGCAGGTATGGCCCCAGGCTCTGGACCGCCGCTAACATTTCTAATCCTGCCTCAACTGCATGTAAGGCTCCTTCGGTTGGCTTATCGGCCTCAAAGAGAGCCATAAACCCATCCCCCATATAGGTATCAATGTGCCCGCCATGACGGCCAATCACCTCTCCCACCCGGTGGAAATAGCGATTCAGGACGTGGATCACATCATAGGGAAGCAAGGCCTCAGCGAAGGAGGTAAAGCCGATGATATCGGCAAAAAGGATGAGGATATGTTTCTCGACTCCGGCTGAGCCGGGCTCCACCCCTTTGACAAAGAGGCTGCTCAACTCTAGATCTTCATCATCCAGCACCAGCCGCCGGAGTTTTACTCTGCCATTAACGCTAGTCTGGCAAGCGAGCCGGACCTCGGGGGCAAATTGCAACAGTGCCGCGATGGCCTGTTCTTTGGGGTTGCGAGGCGCACAATGCTCAAGGCCCTCCAAGATGATGACCCGGCAAGTCGAGCAACGCCCATTTCCGCCGCAGATATGGGCCAGGGCAATGCCGGCTCGCACCGCGGCCTGGAGAATGGTTTCACCCTCCGAAAGCTCGATTTCCTTTCCATCAGGAAGATACCAGATTTGGGACATATCAAGAGAATCGGCCTTTTCGTACGATTTTGCCACCAGGTTTGCAGCAGGAGAATCCTATCGTTGATTTTTTTATTTGGACTTTCTCTCAACCGCGTCTTTTTGCCAGGGCCAGCGTCCGGTGATCTCCAGTTCAAGAGCAAAGCTCAGAAATGTGCGGATCACGACCAAAAGACCCAACACACCTAAGTCCTGAAAATTTGGGCCAACCGCCACCGTGCCGACAATATCGGAAGCAATGAGAAATTCCAAACCCAGCAGTATTGCCTTGCCAAAATCGCTGCGAAATCTTCGATAATTTTCTTCGATGGGCCCCTCTTTAATTACACGTTGGAGAAAGGTTATGATTGTTATTATCGCACCTAGCACGATGATACCAATCGCAATAAATTCGATGCCGATAGCGACCCATTGAATAAATTTATCGAAGCCTTCGAAACCTTTGATTGATCCTACCATCATTAAGTTCCCTTCAAATCTGATTCTCCCATGTTCCTCTTCTCATAGAACATGAATGGAATTTTTGCAACTCAAAATGAATATCTGGCCTCCATATGGAAAAGGGAGGCCTTATGCCGGGGGAACTCTTTTTGTCAAGGATTAAAGTAAGGTAAAGACGCAGGAGAAGGGTAGGTAATCTTCATGGCGAAAATAGAAGATATGATCAGGAGATGAGAAGTTTTTGGCCTCGTAATAAGCTATTCTCAACGGCGAATTAATCTGTGATCAGGAAGGATATAAAACTCTTCAAGGTTAGAGGGTCATAAATCGGTCCTCGGGAGCCGCGCAATTCCTGGAGGATCTTTACGGCCTCGAAAGGCTTGTAAGCATTACGGTAAGGCCGGACGACAGTGAGGCTTTCGTAGCTGTCCAAGAGGCGAAAGATGCGGGTCCAGCCGTGCTGCCGGTTCAGGGGCAAACCCAGAGGATAGCCGGAACCGTCGGCATTTTCATGATGCTCCAGAGTAAGACGCAACACCTCGTTGGGCACATAAGCCAGAGAAGACCCTTTGCTCAAAAGACGGTGTCCCAAAGCGGAGTGTTGATTTATTTCCGTTCTTTCTCCAGGGGTCAACGGCCCCTCTTTTAAATAGATTTCCTGGGGGATGCGGGTCATGCCGATGTCGTGCAAAAGGCCGGCAAGACCTAAGTCCCGGCTCTCCTTGCCGGATTTCTTCAAGAAGAGCATAAAGGCCGTCCCTAGAAGACAGAGGTTGATTGAATGGTTGTAGAGACTATAGTCATGATAAAGAACTTTCCACACTAATTTAAGGGAGGTGGGGTCTTGCTGTAAACTTTCGATTAGATCTTCCACCAAAGCTTGTGCCTTTTTCACGGCCAGTCCGAGGCGAGGTGATTGGAAGGCCCGGCGAATGCTGAGGTTCAACTGTTCGGAGAAAACGCCCAGTAATTCCGGGGAGACCTTGGTGCTCTCATGTTTCAGCAACTGCATATAATTATTGAGATAGGCAACCACTTTTTCCAAATCCTCATTGAGGAAATAGAGGCGGTCTATGCCCTTTTTGGTCAGAAGGTCCAGCCACTGGCGTTCCCATGCCTCTCCCTCCTTGGCTAAAAGGGGATAGGCAAATTCCTTGGACCCCTTTTGCGCCACCTTCAGGTAGAGATTAAAGGTGAGCCGCTCCTTCATAATCAACGAGGATAGGTAGATGGGGGTGTAAGGGGACGACCCGGCTTCGCCCCCGGGCCGGTGTAAGACCCTGGTCTCTGAAGATAAGAGCTTTTCCCGAAATGAGTCTTTATCCATAGCGATTTAACAGATAGTATGTGGCGGTCGTGCCTATCGGTGTCAAAAGCCGTTTTTGGAGATCTCTCCCCCCGAGTTTAACCCCGGAAAGTTTCCTTTATTACCCCGGATTTGTTTCGGAGCAACGATGATTTACTAAATTTAATGTAACATGTCAAACGTCCAGCTGGGTATAGTTATTTTTTCGGAGAGGTTGCCATGCTTGCCTCTCGAAACCAGGATATCTTTCAGTGGACCAGCGCTTGGTGTGGCCACCGGCAAGCCGGCTTAAAAAGGGATGGCCAATAGCGATTATGGTGCGTAGGATGCACCCTACAAATACTTTTTTTACGTCTTAGCGCCTTGGCGGGAGGCAAATCTTTTCAAAACAGTCGTTCATGAGCCCTTGTCTCACCCATAAATTATGAAAAGGCTGGTGGGGCGGGCCTCCGTGCCCGCCATGGCCGCAGGCGGCCAGAGACGGCCGCCCCACCCAATTACCGCGTTTTATTAACTTTTCAAAACAGCATCAGGTTGATTCGGGATAGAAGATGCCGGTGGAGCGCCCCCGGGCCAGGAATGTGGGGTCCAGGAGGCCGAAAAACTGGATCTGTTTGGCAATAAAGCCGGTCCAACCCGTCTGATGGCTGGCGCCCAACCCGGCGCCGTTGTCGCCGTGGAAGTACTCATAGAACAACAGGTAATCCCGCCAATGGGGGTCGTTCTGGAATTTGGCCGCGCCCCCATAGACCGGGCGCCGTCCGTGCTCATCCCGGAGAAAGATGCGGGTGAGACGGTTGGCCAACTCCTGGCTTACTTCGAAGAGGTTCATCAGGTTGCCGGAGCCGGTGGGACACTCCACCTTAAAGTTGTCGCCATAATACAGGTAGAACATCAGCAAAGCCCGGAGGATCAGGGAATTCATGGGGAACCAGATGGGCCCCCGCCAATTGGAGTTGCCGCCGAACATGCCCGAATTTGACTCCGCCGGCGTATAGTCCACCCGGTACTCTTCGCCGTGGACTTTCAGAATATAGGGGTGCTCGGCGTGGTAGCGGGACAGGGAGCGGATGCCGTAAGGGCTCAAAAACTCATTTTCATCCAGCATCTTGGCCAGGATGCGGCGCAACTTGTCCGGGCTCACCAGGGCCAGGATGCCCCGGTCGGCCACCCCGCGATGTTCCGGACCGATGGGATGGATGGCGCTCAAAAGCTCCGGCATGCGCCGGATCCGCTCCCGGATGCCGTCCGCCAGTTGGGGCACCAGGTCCCGCTGGGACTTTTCAAAGACCACCGTGGCGCATAAAGGGAGCAAGCCCACCAGGGAACGCACCTTCAAGCGGGTGGAGGTGCCGTCGGGGTAACGGAGCAGGTCGTAGTAGAAGCCGTCCTCCTCATCCCACAGGCCCTCCTGCTCGCCACCCATGCGGTTGATGGCCGAGGCGATCCAGAGGAAGTGTTCCAGGAATTTCACCGCCAAATTTTTATAAACCTCATCAAAGGGAGCCAACTCCAAAGCAATGTCCAGCATGCCCTGGCAATAAAAAGCCATCCACGCGGTGCCGTCGGCCTGCTCCAGGTGCCCGCCGGTGGGCAGCGCGGCGCTGCGGTCGAAAACGCCGATATTGTCCAGTCCCAGGAAACCGCCCTCAAAGACATTCTTGCCGAACCGATCCTTACGGTTCACCCACCAGGTGAAGTTCAGCATCAGCTTGCCGAAAACATGTTTGAGAAACTGGACATCCCCTTTACCCTGCAGGACTTTTTCCGATTTATAGATCAACAGCGCGGCCCAGGCGTGCACCGGTGGATTCACATCACTAAAATTCCACTCATACGCGGGAAGTTGGCC is a genomic window containing:
- a CDS encoding adenylate/guanylate cyclase domain-containing protein, which translates into the protein MSQIWYLPDGKEIELSEGETILQAAVRAGIALAHICGGNGRCSTCRVIILEGLEHCAPRNPKEQAIAALLQFAPEVRLACQTSVNGRVKLRRLVLDDEDLELSSLFVKGVEPGSAGVEKHILILFADIIGFTSFAEALLPYDVIHVLNRYFHRVGEVIGRHGGHIDTYMGDGFMALFEADKPTEGALHAVEAGLEMLAAVQSLGPYLQAWYQRSFQIRIGLHYGQVVAGTLGALGNKKMTVIGDAVNLASRIEAANKKAGTQFLISEDTYALAGC
- a CDS encoding DUF1622 domain-containing protein, with the translated sequence MMVGSIKGFEGFDKFIQWVAIGIEFIAIGIIVLGAIITIITFLQRVIKEGPIEENYRRFRSDFGKAILLGLEFLIASDIVGTVAVGPNFQDLGVLGLLVVIRTFLSFALELEITGRWPWQKDAVERKSK
- a CDS encoding HD domain-containing phosphohydrolase — encoded protein: MDKDSFREKLLSSETRVLHRPGGEAGSSPYTPIYLSSLIMKERLTFNLYLKVAQKGSKEFAYPLLAKEGEAWERQWLDLLTKKGIDRLYFLNEDLEKVVAYLNNYMQLLKHESTKVSPELLGVFSEQLNLSIRRAFQSPRLGLAVKKAQALVEDLIESLQQDPTSLKLVWKVLYHDYSLYNHSINLCLLGTAFMLFLKKSGKESRDLGLAGLLHDIGMTRIPQEIYLKEGPLTPGERTEINQHSALGHRLLSKGSSLAYVPNEVLRLTLEHHENADGSGYPLGLPLNRQHGWTRIFRLLDSYESLTVVRPYRNAYKPFEAVKILQELRGSRGPIYDPLTLKSFISFLITD